One stretch of Methylococcus capsulatus DNA includes these proteins:
- the pglZ gene encoding BREX-3 system phosphatase PglZ: MTAWVDRILKEFPVDLARLWIVADPDDVLLQSQVLSGLRERGFEVLPFEDSITFRAEYEERYRAAWDRGEPGPSRALILHLPGTNVSDLPWDYLRQARKLSLSLAELLPKLSYAVVRQLGSEMLPSLFEAQARHAHQALGEAATKEFVLTHIFRISPHLITRPEDFWRELLRLHYREAALPPVLAQHVGQVVGEHDALRTPSLASAPDGAAVPASQFAPGELVKGIPIAELFANKSITIRVVQEAWFRYLTRLGVTGTRTGEPTPPDYVAKLDLPFDHHDVRVIVDSMFLDGTLHPLVVQGVPATLPEWAKAGVVQDPAAMRNLVLEGIKNLKAEMPTIESPHRDWTHFSRRLGEVISRFHGLDAARAESIKDSMRDLVSSADDCLREWVGKHYADLLSLPAFTRPIMVHHVPRYLAMRRGNGEEKIALLVFDGLAVDQWIQIRETVIKRSQRLMFDENACFAWLPTLTSVSRQALFSGLRPREFADSIESTSQEPAQWNRFWQDHGLRANEVLYRKSIKRTDDLPALEAALSNPTVKVAGLVVDTVDEIIHGAVLGKRGIAAQIASWCESGFVDRLFSMLLDNGFHVYCTSDHGNVEAVGIGRPSQGVASELRGERVRTYRSEAVIAETAAANPETFRLNVAGLPANFMPLFAGGRGAFVPKETQVVVHGGISVEELIVPFVKVSYVTNLPGTDLDSRQAGPEGVASRDGVRTSSPGANLDRRAAGPGGTDSRDGVRN, translated from the coding sequence ATGACTGCCTGGGTTGACCGCATCCTCAAGGAGTTTCCCGTCGATCTGGCCCGGCTCTGGATCGTCGCCGACCCGGACGATGTGCTGCTGCAGAGCCAAGTGTTGTCGGGACTGCGCGAGCGTGGCTTTGAGGTATTGCCCTTCGAGGACAGCATCACTTTCCGGGCGGAGTACGAAGAGCGCTATCGGGCGGCGTGGGATCGCGGTGAGCCGGGGCCATCCCGCGCCTTGATCCTGCATCTGCCCGGCACGAACGTCAGCGACTTGCCTTGGGACTACCTGCGTCAGGCACGGAAGCTCTCTTTAAGTCTCGCCGAGTTGCTCCCCAAGCTGAGCTATGCCGTGGTGAGGCAACTGGGTAGCGAGATGCTGCCCTCCTTGTTCGAAGCGCAGGCGCGGCACGCCCATCAAGCGCTGGGCGAAGCCGCGACCAAGGAGTTCGTGCTGACGCACATCTTTCGCATCAGCCCTCACCTGATCACGCGCCCGGAGGACTTTTGGCGTGAGCTCCTTCGTCTGCACTACCGCGAGGCGGCCCTTCCACCCGTGCTCGCGCAGCACGTGGGGCAAGTGGTCGGTGAGCATGACGCGTTGCGGACACCATCCCTGGCATCCGCCCCTGACGGGGCCGCCGTTCCGGCATCCCAATTCGCTCCCGGCGAATTGGTCAAAGGCATACCTATCGCCGAGTTGTTTGCAAACAAGAGCATCACCATCCGTGTCGTGCAGGAAGCCTGGTTTCGCTATCTCACCAGGCTGGGAGTCACTGGAACCCGCACGGGTGAACCCACACCGCCCGATTACGTCGCAAAACTCGACCTGCCTTTCGACCACCATGACGTCCGCGTGATCGTCGACTCGATGTTCCTGGACGGCACGCTGCACCCGCTGGTGGTGCAGGGCGTGCCGGCCACCCTGCCGGAATGGGCCAAGGCCGGTGTCGTGCAGGACCCGGCGGCGATGCGGAACCTGGTACTCGAAGGCATCAAGAACCTGAAGGCGGAAATGCCGACCATCGAGTCCCCACACCGCGACTGGACCCATTTCTCGCGTCGGCTCGGCGAAGTCATCTCGCGTTTTCATGGATTGGATGCGGCCCGGGCGGAAAGCATCAAGGACTCGATGCGAGACCTGGTTAGCTCTGCCGACGATTGCTTGCGTGAATGGGTAGGGAAGCATTACGCGGATCTATTGTCCTTGCCGGCCTTCACGCGGCCGATCATGGTCCACCACGTGCCACGGTATCTGGCGATGCGCCGAGGCAACGGTGAGGAGAAGATCGCGCTGCTGGTATTCGACGGGCTGGCCGTAGACCAGTGGATTCAGATCCGGGAGACCGTGATCAAACGGTCGCAACGGCTGATGTTCGACGAGAACGCCTGTTTTGCGTGGCTGCCAACCCTGACATCGGTGTCCCGGCAGGCGCTGTTCTCTGGCCTGCGCCCGCGCGAGTTCGCCGACAGCATCGAGTCAACTTCTCAGGAACCTGCGCAATGGAATCGGTTCTGGCAGGACCATGGTCTTCGCGCAAACGAGGTTCTGTACCGCAAGTCAATCAAGCGCACCGATGACCTCCCCGCGCTTGAGGCAGCCCTGAGCAATCCGACTGTGAAGGTGGCCGGCCTCGTCGTGGACACCGTCGACGAGATCATCCATGGGGCGGTGCTCGGAAAGCGGGGCATTGCTGCCCAGATCGCTAGCTGGTGCGAGTCGGGCTTCGTGGATCGTCTGTTCTCGATGCTGCTGGACAACGGATTCCACGTCTACTGTACCTCCGACCACGGCAACGTTGAAGCGGTGGGCATTGGCCGCCCGAGCCAGGGAGTCGCGTCGGAACTGCGCGGGGAGCGCGTCAGGACCTATCGCAGCGAGGCTGTGATTGCGGAGACGGCGGCCGCCAATCCGGAGACCTTCCGTCTGAATGTCGCTGGACTACCGGCGAACTTCATGCCGCTATTCGCAGGAGGGCGGGGGGCGTTTGTGCCGAAGGAGACCCAAGTCGTGGTTCACGGCGGCATCTCCGTGGAGGAGCTGATCGTGCCCTTCGTCAAAGTGAGTTATGTGACAAATCTGCCTGGAACAGATTTGGACAGCCGCCAGGCTGGCCCCGAAGGGGTGGCCTCCAGGGATGGAGTCCGCACCAGTTCGCCGGGAGCGAACTTGGACCGCCGAGCGGCGGGTCCCGGAGGGACGGACTCCAGGGATGGAGTCCGCAATTGA
- the djlA gene encoding co-chaperone DjlA — protein sequence MSWLGKILGGTFGFLLGGPLGGLLGAAIGHKLDGGKDKYAQIESDLSPGAQHRIQMAFFTATFSVMGHVARADGRVSEAEITVARTVMNRMDLSEGMRRTAIDLFTRGKQPDFPLREAVEQFRKECHRRYALIRIFLEIQLEAAFADGPVNLAEERVLIGICDQLRISRFEYHAMKGRLDAAIRFARAYQNSSYGGHRSVPPRRREDTLEDAYAMLGIEASAGTEEIKRAYRKLISRHHPDKLLAKGMPEEMVRIANEKTQQIRKAYEVIAAARNL from the coding sequence GTGAGCTGGCTCGGTAAAATCTTGGGAGGCACCTTCGGCTTTCTGCTCGGCGGTCCGCTCGGCGGCTTGCTGGGCGCCGCCATCGGCCACAAGCTGGACGGCGGCAAGGACAAGTACGCCCAGATCGAATCCGACCTGTCGCCCGGCGCCCAGCACCGCATCCAGATGGCCTTCTTCACCGCCACGTTCTCGGTGATGGGCCATGTCGCCAGGGCCGACGGCCGGGTGTCCGAGGCCGAAATCACCGTGGCGCGGACGGTGATGAACCGCATGGACCTGTCCGAAGGCATGCGCCGCACCGCCATCGACCTCTTCACTCGTGGCAAGCAGCCGGATTTCCCGCTCCGGGAAGCGGTCGAGCAATTCCGCAAGGAATGCCATCGCCGCTACGCCCTGATCCGGATTTTTCTGGAAATCCAGCTCGAAGCCGCCTTCGCCGATGGCCCCGTCAACCTGGCCGAGGAACGCGTCCTGATCGGCATTTGCGACCAGCTCCGCATTTCGCGCTTCGAGTATCACGCCATGAAGGGACGCCTGGACGCGGCGATACGCTTCGCCCGCGCCTATCAAAATTCTTCCTACGGAGGCCACCGGAGCGTGCCGCCGCGCCGCCGCGAGGATACGCTGGAAGACGCCTACGCCATGCTCGGCATCGAGGCATCGGCCGGCACCGAGGAAATCAAACGCGCCTACCGCAAGCTCATCAGCCGGCATCACCCGGACAAGCTGCTCGCCAAGGGAATGCCCGAAGAAATGGTGCGCATCGCCAACGAGAAAACCCAGCAGATCCGCAAGGCTTACGAGGTCATCGCGGCGGCGAGAAACCTCTGA
- a CDS encoding phosphoribosylaminoimidazolesuccinocarboxamide synthase gives MTAPETLFESSLSSLRLKARGKVRDIYEAGDDLMLIVTTDRLSAFDVILPDPIPGKGRVLTRLSRFWFDRLKDRVPNHLSATPLAAVLPDAAERGQVEGRAMVVKRLKPLPVEAVVRGYLIGSGWKDYQRSGSVCGIVLPPGLRLAERLPEALFTPSTKAEMGSHDENIGFDQVVGLIGRELAERMREVALGLYREAAAYALERGIIIADTKFEFGVDEGGVLHWIDEALTPDSSRFWPADGYHPGISPPSFDKQFVRDYLETLDWDKKPPAPHLPPDILARTAEKYREAERRLTGE, from the coding sequence ATGACCGCCCCTGAGACATTGTTCGAATCCAGCCTGTCTTCACTGCGGCTGAAAGCGCGGGGAAAAGTGCGCGATATCTACGAGGCCGGCGACGATCTGATGCTGATCGTCACGACGGACCGGCTGTCGGCGTTTGACGTCATTCTACCCGACCCCATTCCCGGCAAGGGTCGTGTCTTGACCCGTCTCTCGCGATTCTGGTTCGACCGGTTGAAGGACCGGGTGCCCAACCACCTTTCCGCGACGCCGCTGGCGGCGGTGCTGCCCGATGCGGCCGAGCGTGGGCAGGTCGAGGGCAGGGCCATGGTGGTCAAGCGCCTTAAGCCGTTGCCGGTGGAAGCCGTGGTGCGGGGTTATCTCATCGGCTCGGGCTGGAAGGACTATCAGCGCAGCGGCTCCGTGTGCGGCATCGTGCTGCCGCCGGGGCTGCGGCTGGCCGAGCGGCTGCCGGAAGCGTTGTTCACGCCGTCCACCAAGGCCGAAATGGGCTCACACGACGAAAACATCGGGTTCGACCAGGTGGTCGGCCTGATCGGGCGGGAACTGGCCGAACGGATGCGCGAGGTGGCCCTGGGGCTGTACCGGGAAGCGGCGGCCTATGCGCTGGAACGCGGCATCATCATCGCTGATACCAAGTTCGAATTCGGGGTGGACGAGGGTGGTGTGTTGCACTGGATCGACGAGGCCCTGACCCCGGATTCCTCGCGGTTCTGGCCGGCCGACGGCTACCACCCTGGGATCAGCCCGCCGAGCTTCGATAAGCAGTTCGTGCGCGATTACCTGGAGACGCTGGACTGGGACAAGAAGCCGCCGGCGCCCCATTTGCCCCCGGACATCCTGGCCCGCACCGCGGAAAAATACCGGGAGGCGGAGCGGCGCCTGACCGGCGAATGA
- a CDS encoding multifunctional CCA addition/repair protein, with protein sequence MKAFLVGGAVRDRLLGLPVRERDWVVVGESPEAMIARGFRPVGRDFPVFLHPQTHEEYALARTERKTAPGYRGFVVHAEPDVTLEQDLERRDLTINAMAETADGRLVDPFGGRRDLEARLLRHVSPAFAEDPVRILRVARFMARLAPLGFRVAPETRTEMRRMTEAGEVDALVPERVWAELAKALAEPAPSAFFRTLRECGALERLFPEIERLFGVPQPPQHHPEIDTGVHTLMVLDQAARLTADPSARFAALTHDLGKALTPPELWPSHRGHERLGLDALNTLCDRFRAPNAYRRLAEKVMRYHGLCHRGLELRTSTLVDLLDRLGALKRHDDTLEPFLHACEADARGRAGFEERPYPQAEWLRQARRAAVSVDSRPLIEQRLQGPAFGRALRQLRIAAVRRLRAAPSDDRLPLPPDSGK encoded by the coding sequence ATGAAAGCCTTTCTGGTCGGCGGCGCCGTCCGCGACCGCCTGCTCGGCCTGCCGGTCCGCGAGCGCGACTGGGTGGTGGTAGGCGAGTCGCCCGAGGCCATGATCGCGCGCGGCTTCCGCCCCGTAGGTCGCGACTTCCCGGTGTTCCTGCACCCTCAAACCCATGAGGAGTATGCGCTCGCCCGTACCGAGCGCAAGACCGCGCCGGGTTACCGCGGCTTCGTGGTGCATGCCGAACCCGATGTCACACTGGAGCAGGACCTGGAACGGCGCGACCTCACCATCAACGCCATGGCGGAAACGGCCGACGGCCGGCTCGTCGATCCCTTCGGCGGCCGGCGCGACCTGGAAGCGCGGCTGCTACGGCACGTCTCTCCCGCTTTCGCCGAAGATCCGGTGCGCATCCTGCGCGTTGCCCGCTTCATGGCCCGGCTGGCGCCGCTCGGTTTCCGTGTGGCGCCGGAAACCCGGACGGAAATGCGGCGCATGACCGAGGCCGGCGAGGTTGACGCCCTGGTGCCGGAACGGGTCTGGGCCGAACTCGCCAAGGCACTGGCCGAGCCGGCACCCTCGGCCTTCTTCCGGACCCTGCGCGAGTGCGGGGCCCTGGAACGGCTGTTCCCGGAAATCGAGCGGCTGTTCGGGGTGCCCCAGCCGCCGCAGCATCATCCGGAGATCGACACCGGTGTACACACGCTGATGGTATTGGACCAGGCCGCGCGCCTCACCGCCGACCCTTCCGCACGTTTCGCCGCCCTGACCCACGACCTCGGCAAGGCGCTCACGCCGCCGGAACTCTGGCCCAGCCACCGCGGCCACGAGCGCCTCGGGCTCGACGCCCTGAACACGCTGTGCGACCGATTCCGTGCACCCAACGCCTACCGCCGCCTGGCGGAAAAGGTAATGCGCTACCACGGTCTCTGCCACCGGGGGTTGGAGCTGCGTACCTCGACCCTGGTCGATCTGCTGGACCGGCTGGGCGCGCTCAAGCGTCACGACGACACGCTGGAACCCTTCCTGCACGCCTGCGAGGCGGACGCCAGAGGCCGGGCCGGCTTCGAGGAGCGGCCCTATCCTCAGGCCGAGTGGCTGCGGCAGGCGCGTCGCGCAGCCGTCTCGGTGGACAGCCGTCCGCTGATCGAACAAAGGCTGCAGGGTCCGGCGTTCGGACGGGCCTTGCGGCAACTGCGCATCGCCGCGGTGCGGCGGCTCCGGGCCGCGCCGTCCGACGATCGCCTTCCTCTCCCGCCGGACAGCGGGAAGTGA